A DNA window from Ipomoea triloba cultivar NCNSP0323 chromosome 10, ASM357664v1 contains the following coding sequences:
- the LOC116032296 gene encoding zingipain-1-like, producing MATPSCDFRLILVALFLVGAWASQEVSMLERHEEWMVRYGRSYKDDAEKAKRFKIFKENVEFIESFNKAGNLSYKLGINQFTDLTNEEFSSTMFCDEKASPRPKPSKPVSFLNVSLDQIPDHLDWREMGAVTDVKNQGATCGGSGWAFSVVATIEGINEIKTGQLISLSEQQLIDCNVKNKGCNGGSRDEAYQYIISGGGGVAAESDYPYDGVQHSCDTKKIGHPPTIIIDYEATYPDEISLLSAVKEQPVSAGIIIDGQLFRQYAGGVFTGYSGGDDCGSGVSHAVTIIGYGTSDDGEDYWLVKNSWGTDWGENGYMKMARGISADGVCAVNLSAFYPIA from the exons ATGGCTACCCCCAGCTGTGATTTCAGATTGATTCTTGTAGCCCTTTTCCTGGTGGGGGCGTGGGCATCTCAAGAAGTTTCCATGTTGGAGCGCCATGAGGAGTGGATGGTTCGCTATGGGCGTTCATATAAAGATGATGCAGAAAAGGCAAAGCGATTCAAAATCTTCAAAGAAAACGTGGAGTTTATTGAATCATTCAATAAGGCTGGCAATCTGTCTTACAAACTTGGCATTAATCAATTTACTGATTTAACAAATGAGGAGTTTAGTTCCACCATGTTTTGTGACGAGAAGGCATCCCCACGCCCTAAGCCTTCAAAACCAGTTTCCTTTCTGAATGTGAGTTTGGATCAAATTCCAGATCATTTGGACTGGAGAGAGATGGGTGCTGTGACTGATGTCAAAAACCAAGGAGCAACCTGCGGCG GTAGTGGCTGGGCGTTTTCTGTGGTGGCGACCATAGAAGGAATAAACGAAATCAAAACTGGGCAATTAATATCCTTGTCGGAACAGCAACTCATCGACTGCAACGTCAAAAATAAAGGCTGCAACGGCGGATCCAGAGATGAGGCGTACCAATACATAAtaagcggcggcggcggcgtcgCGGCGGAGTCGGACTACCCGTACGACGGCGTTCAGCACAGCTGCGACACAAAAAAGATTGGCCACCCACCCACCATCATTATAGACTACGAAGCAACGTATCCCGACGAAATTTCTCTTCTTTCGGCCGTCAAAGAGCAGCCTGTCTCGGCCGGAATCATTATAGATGGCCAACTGTTCAGGCAATACGCGGGCGGAGTTTTCACCGGCTACAGCGGCGGCGACGACTGCGGGTCCGGAGTCTCCCACGCTGTGACGATCATTGGGTACGGGACGAGCGATGACGGAGAGGATTATTGGTTGGTGAAGAATTCATGGGGAACAGATTGGGGTGAGAATGGTTATATGAAGATGGCCAGAGGGATCAGTGCTGATGGAGTTTGTGCCGTTAACTTATCGGCTTTTTATCCAATTGCTTAA